From Argopecten irradians isolate NY chromosome 3, Ai_NY, whole genome shotgun sequence:
CTCAGTACTCTTCTAAGGAAGTCTCCGTGGCATGCGATTGGCCAGTTTTCCCCCTTCTGAAATGCGTTCAAATTTGCTATAGTTCTGGGTGGAtatcacgacagtgatagtaacccttggggTATCGAAGATGTTTCACGGGAAACAAATACAATAACACTTGTTATCATCAAGACGTTACAAGATTGTCTCTAAAGGAAATCCATATCGGCATACATTTTCTGAAGCAGTTTCTGAAAGCAAACGGTTATAGACTCTGCATTTTAAAATTTGGTAAAATTAATACAACCAACTTGTGTAGTATTTATGTAACCATCATTAAACGTCTTGATTTCAGGCCAGTGTTAAAACCCCTTTCCACACCATACCACTCAAAATAGTTTAAAATCTGACAATGCATTGATCAAGTTTTCTCCAAATATAATTCACTATCTAGCTGGGTATTACTTTCTTCCCGAGACCTCTGTTAAAACTCTGCATAACAGCAATAACTGCAAAAGATTCAAATCTAAAACCACATGGATGCACAGACACTAGTCTGTTTCGCCTATGATACTGGTGAGGAGGACAAGTCTTAGAGAGCCAGATACTATTTCACAGCGTAAGACGTCCGTATGGACAGATGtacttgtatataaaaaagaataaaaataaaaaaagattatGCCTCTATTGATCATTGTTAAATCAAGATTTGTGTCAATGAATTTTGGCTTTTACTATCCAAAGGCATAGCACGTGTAAAGCAGGTTTCGATAAATGAAATCtagaattaaaatgatatttttctgtTGTATTGACAGTCGACAATCGATGTTAAACCCAAGTGTCACATTTCACTGGATAATTAACCGTGATAAAAGATATGTTcagaaattatattttgaactGGACAACCTAATTGATATGTATTCCGTAAACTCGGTTTGTATATGGGTTATCCTAAATAAACGAAGTTGAgcagagaaaaacattttttctaatcatatttgaattgtAAATGGGATTTTCAGACGTAAACCATCGACCTATAGATCATGAACTCTTTTGTTTACCTCCTCTTCCGCAACGTAATTGCGTACACTGGATCGTGCTGTCTTGATGATCAATTTTCCTCCTATTTTGTCAACTCTTACGAAACATGACTTGATTTGATGAAACTACACAGTAACGATAGATAAGCCCATGTGTGGATGGTAAGgaaaaatacatattgatataaacacattttctcAATCGATTTGTTTACAGTCTTGTATGAACATGTTACATAATAACATTTAACGCTAAGTAAATAGTCAGTGTGAAAATGCTCAAAATGCCAAATACCCTACCCTCACTCCATCCAACCATTCACTTCAATTTTCTAACATTTTGATAGCCTGCATTCCAAACACAaattttcagttgttttaaTCTAACCATTATCTGAAACATATCAGTTTTCTCACCATTCCTATAGGTGTTTTCCCTAATTCACAATAATCTTCTAAAAAACCTAAATGAATTTTCTCAATATCTGGAGCTTTATGGAACCCCTAAACTTCAGCTCCAGGGGTGGGGGGTGGCAACTCAATGCCTCAATAGCCTATTTAAATCCTCAATAGCCTATTTAAATCATGTGAGGTGTTCTAGTTTACAACCAGGAACTTTAAACTACACGAACCCTTTAAAAATACACTACAATATTGACCCCAAAAGATGGCTATGGCGCATACGATTCCAGTGGCCGTTTTGTTTGTATCTGTGTTAAAAGGTAAGCTATTGTAATGTAGTAATGTATGTCACTCCTTATCAGATAGATAAACATATCATACGTTATGTCATTTTACGTCGTCATGACATACATATGTCCTGTATCACTATTTCTTATTCACGGAAGTACATATATCTATAGACAGACATAACATGGTATAGATGATACACAATCTGTTTGGCAAGTTTATAGTCTATAGCTTGTAAAAGCCGTATATATATGACAACGGAAAAAGAGTAACACAAAAATTCACTTGATACTTGACCAAAATATCTTCGACAATTTCATCCATAGAAATCAGCCAAAATGAtttatctgattaaaatacagatccttatcactacgtttgataagaggatttGAGAAAACCCCAATTctggtcatgtccaggtgacctttgacctaTCAAATTGCTGTCAGCAAAATCTTGACAGTGAataactgtcagaattattttcatgtacgtagtcatctcgcccaaagagcacaacaacaaagctaaatgtatatgtatactgtaacgaaatatcgttttcaattgatgtagcaaggtgtagaaaatggaAGTGATCTGAAGTAcgcgtggtataaaggtcatcagaACATGAACCCTTATGAAATGTTGTCCCCttatgagatgttgtcagatcctctatttaacggagtggtttcgaggatctgtatttaaatcagattgcCAAAATGATCTAATCTTATGTACTTTATTGGTTTCTAGTGAAGGTTTCAGCAGAATTTAACATCAGTGTCAATCCATCCCCAGTTGCCATGGTGACGGTCGGATCTATGTTGTGGCTGACCTGTACGTTTGACCTTGACGGCGGAACACTGGGACAGTTGACATGGAGATATCAAGATGGCGGTATTGTAGGAAGTGCTTTACCGACAGCTTCGCCACCTTGTTCTACTTTTGGTCCCGAACTCTACATCGTGGACTGTGACGATCTGATATCAAACAAAGTCAGGTTAGGGATCCGACATCCTGTACACAATGATACGTATAACTGCAGTGTCTACCTTTCAAACTACACACTGATAGGTCCAGTATCAACACAGGTGTATGTTATAGGTCAGTGCAATCTAGGTCAATAAATCGTGATTCTCAATCATTCGCTATATTTCGGCGGAATTTCATCAGACTTTTGGccttttttattcatatataactagtcagataaaaaaaatcatgacgTACCCAAAAAGACATAGTTTTGACTACTTAGCATTGATGTATAGTTATGACTGGTAAGGTACCTCAATAATAAACATTGAATTGTCTGATATGTAGTTGTGGCATTTTACTAATGTAATTAAGGAAGTAGGGACACTTCTTATTCACGCGTCATTGATAACATggattttgtctttttttaacattaattttcTTTGTGTAATTTGTGCAGTACCCGTGACTAGTGTAGAGATACAACCACAAACTGAAGGCTCAATAGACATCATAGAAAACCTGCAAACTCAACTGACCTGTGTAACAAATACAGATAGACCACCCGCCAGAATATACTGGTCAGTTGGTGGGCTTAATCTTACTTCCAATAGTGTGAGTACTGTCAAAAGTACAGCTGGTGGCCTGTATTCTACGAGCAGCACATTAACATTCATTACCAAACGACACATGGATGGAGAGGAACTGATGTGTTCCGCCTCTAACACCGGAGAACACATCCTGGCGAACCAAACGctagtaattaaaataatgcGTAAGTATGTAAATAAAACTAACCAAAAGGTTTGCACAAAAACACTCCTTAAATAATATCACTATAAATATACTGGTTGTTTTAATTGAAGCAAGCAAGTAGATCCGAAATACGAAAATCACATTGCATTTGCAAGGGTAAATACACTTCTTACACCGGAAACAGGTAAGGAAGCGCATGCGTACTAGCTCATTACGTCACGTCATTTAAACACACGGCGAAACTATGGTATACATTGACATCGGCAGTTTAATGCATAATGCTAATTCTGTGACAATTAGATCATCTGAAATAAAAGATTTTGGTTGGTTAACTGTACTGATCACACAAAATCTCTCGCTTTACAGACGCATGTAGAtagtttttttctcaataatttGGATCTGTGAAATAGATGTTTTAATCTCACCATTGTAGATATCTagtgtttaaatatatataataagattTTTAAATTATGTGTTGTATACCCTATTGAGTTTGTACAAGTCCCTGTGTCAAGTCCTGTGTACTACGTGTTTGTCAATAGTTGTTGATATTGTGACATATGAGAGATGAGCGAAAGTATTGGATGAGAGAGTCACTTTTATCCAGCATGTTCCCACCCGCCGAGCACATTGAAACCTGTCACAATGCTTTAATGGTGAGTCTGTTTAACTTGCAATTATACAATTAGGTGTACACTTTCATTAAAATGAACATGTAAGCTTTCTATAACTGCATGTGAGATAACTTGCCTatcaatttcaattatttttaaatattgcatTTAATATGTTAAAGATTTAAAGAATGGACTGCAATGtacatgaaaatatcatattgaaTAAACATTTGTGTTACTTTCATACCTTTCGTCAATTTATAGGAGCCTagtttttttgtctttttatttgCGAAAGTCACatgttatcttttttttatcatCCGCAGTTCAATTGTTTTCCTAACAGATGTCCCTGACCTTTCGGTTTTTCCGACGAAAGATCCCTTCGTGGTCATAGAAGGTCAGACAAATGTGACATTGACATGCGTGGTGACTGGTGCGTATCCTCCAATTACATATCTACGCTGGACAAAGAATGGAACTACAGTGTCCAACACGGGAGTGTTCAATTTTCCCGCTATAACACCGATGCATGCTGGGATATTCACTTGTTCTGCGTATAATGGAGTTGGCACACCGTCCTCAAAAAATGTTACTTTGAATATATTGTGTGagtattttttctaaattattgATATGATAGAAACCCAGGCCAGTTTAATCGATAACATTATTAGATATTACAAGAGTACGTTCCGTGgatttgataataatttactCCCGGTTGAAATCATAGTTGGtgtaatatgtttttatttgattattgttTATTCCTTATTAGAAGTTGTATCCTTTTGAAAAGACTGTAAGATGTGATATTTAtgagttcatttttttttattcaaatgtcTAGATCTATGGAGAAtcatatatgtttcaagatatataaagtatttagtattttatgttgttattttatcaATACCTTTTCCGGTTATTCACGCCTTTGCGATGCTAGTTATTGGGCTACTGCTACGTTTTTATAATTGTAGCGTCTCCCACCAAACCAAATATCATTGGTTTTACGGAAGTGACATCATCAACACTCACTGTCGAATGGAAGCCCAGTAATCATGGATATATGGCCAACATATTTACTAT
This genomic window contains:
- the LOC138317647 gene encoding roundabout homolog 3-like isoform X3, whose translation is MAMAHTIPVAVLFVSVLKVKVSAEFNISVNPSPVAMVTVGSMLWLTCTFDLDGGTLGQLTWRYQDGGIVGSALPTASPPCSTFGPELYIVDCDDLISNKVRLGIRHPVHNDTYNCSVYLSNYTLIGPVSTQVYVIVPVTSVEIQPQTEGSIDIIENLQTQLTCVTNTDRPPARIYWSVGGLNLTSNSVSTVKSTAGGLYSTSSTLTFITKRHMDGEELMCSASNTGEHILANQTLVIKIMHVPDLSVFPTKDPFVVIEGQTNVTLTCVVTGAYPPITYLRWTKNGTTVSNTGVFNFPAITPMHAGIFTCSAYNGVGTPSSKNVTLNILSSPTKPNIIGFTEVTSSTLTVEWKPSNHGYMANIFTITHGCLNCTIIESSFVNMTDSKTYSATLTKLVPQSLYSLNITAVNKAGPSSPLELVVSTPGKSRSRSGNQQDIPKIPVKFSRQQQPTIDRQQGHLDINQGNNYQELDPNDFSKPSPYEFLPEGGDESSFPNDRDRYEPVDIGQGHAYLQVCDEGNIEYANT
- the LOC138317647 gene encoding sialoadhesin-like isoform X2, yielding MVTVGSMLWLTCTFDLDGGTLGQLTWRYQDGGIVGSALPTASPPCSTFGPELYIVDCDDLISNKVRLGIRHPVHNDTYNCSVYLSNYTLIGPVSTQVYVIVPVTSVEIQPQTEGSIDIIENLQTQLTCVTNTDRPPARIYWSVGGLNLTSNSVSTVKSTAGGLYSTSSTLTFITKRHMDGEELMCSASNTGEHILANQTLVIKIMHVPDLSVFPTKDPFVVIEGQTNVTLTCVVTGAYPPITYLRWTKNGTTVSNTGVFNFPAITPMHAGIFTCSAYNGVGTPSSKNVTLNILSSPTKPNIIGFTEVTSSTLTVEWKPSNHGYMANIFTITHGCLNCTIIESSFVNMTDSKTYSATLTKLVPQSLYSLNITAVNKAGPSSPLELVVSTPADTCPTPLQRLSPSSVPLLVVGVILITVAVAVFGVSIFIYRKSRSRSGNQQDIPKIPVKFSRQQQPTIDRQQGHLDINQGNNYQELDPNDFSKPSPYEFLPEGGDESSFPNDRDRYEPVDIGQGHAYLQVCDEGNIEYANT
- the LOC138317647 gene encoding synaptogenesis protein syg-2-like isoform X1 codes for the protein MAMAHTIPVAVLFVSVLKVKVSAEFNISVNPSPVAMVTVGSMLWLTCTFDLDGGTLGQLTWRYQDGGIVGSALPTASPPCSTFGPELYIVDCDDLISNKVRLGIRHPVHNDTYNCSVYLSNYTLIGPVSTQVYVIVPVTSVEIQPQTEGSIDIIENLQTQLTCVTNTDRPPARIYWSVGGLNLTSNSVSTVKSTAGGLYSTSSTLTFITKRHMDGEELMCSASNTGEHILANQTLVIKIMHVPDLSVFPTKDPFVVIEGQTNVTLTCVVTGAYPPITYLRWTKNGTTVSNTGVFNFPAITPMHAGIFTCSAYNGVGTPSSKNVTLNILSSPTKPNIIGFTEVTSSTLTVEWKPSNHGYMANIFTITHGCLNCTIIESSFVNMTDSKTYSATLTKLVPQSLYSLNITAVNKAGPSSPLELVVSTPADTCPTPLQRLSPSSVPLLVVGVILITVAVAVFGVSIFIYRKSRSRSGNQQDIPKIPVKFSRQQQPTIDRQQGHLDINQGNNYQELDPNDFSKPSPYEFLPEGGDESSFPNDRDRYEPVDIGQGHAYLQVCDEGNIEYANT